Proteins from one Salinispora arenicola genomic window:
- a CDS encoding class F sortase, with translation MAAGAAALAAASVAYTFRPTEDVGADAVTALASATPSSTGSLPPVPVTNGELPARTERVPPVRMHIPTIGMTATVIAVGIDPRTGEFEVPPSVNRIGWYRFGPGLEARAGSVVIAGHVDSSTQGSGAFFRLPELDQGDTVTVTGNDGVERSYRVIAREQYRKTKIPLERYFARDGSHRLTLITCGGPFDAQARQYRDNLVVTAVPA, from the coding sequence ATGGCCGCTGGCGCCGCCGCCCTCGCCGCCGCATCGGTCGCCTACACCTTCCGGCCCACCGAGGACGTCGGCGCGGACGCGGTGACCGCCCTCGCCAGCGCTACCCCCTCCAGCACTGGCAGCCTGCCACCGGTGCCGGTGACCAACGGCGAGCTACCCGCCAGAACTGAGCGTGTTCCACCGGTCCGCATGCATATTCCGACGATCGGGATGACCGCCACCGTGATCGCCGTCGGCATCGACCCACGGACCGGCGAGTTCGAGGTACCACCGAGCGTCAACCGAATCGGTTGGTACCGCTTCGGCCCCGGGCTGGAGGCTCGGGCGGGCTCGGTAGTGATCGCCGGTCATGTCGACAGTTCCACCCAGGGCAGCGGAGCATTCTTCCGGCTCCCGGAGCTGGACCAGGGCGACACGGTGACCGTGACCGGCAACGACGGCGTGGAACGTTCCTACCGCGTGATCGCCCGGGAGCAATACCGGAAGACGAAGATTCCGCTGGAACGGTACTTCGCCCGCGACGGCAGCCACCGCTTGACACTCATAACCTGCGGCGGCCCGTTCGACGCCCAGGCCCGCCAGTACCGCGACAACCTCGTGGTCACCGCGGTACCAGCGTGA
- a CDS encoding DUF4397 domain-containing protein, whose protein sequence is MRLSHFPRMAAGGMITALTIAGVGALTATPAYAAMAEVSAVHGIPNTPVDVYVNGEKTLENFAPGAVAGPMNLEEGAYDIALTKPGEPLANAILKVDDKDVLGGTNISIVAHLDANAQPKITSFANDTSKVDAGKARLIARHTAAAPAVDMRADGTPLFESLTHSAEAKADVIAGTVMADAVLAGTGTVVIGPADLELAEGTATILYAIGSADAGNLQAVAQTITGLHSAPAGVPSGDGGLAGTGAHTWWYLLAGAGILLLIGGGTRVATDRVYRR, encoded by the coding sequence ATGCGGCTCTCGCACTTCCCCCGGATGGCCGCGGGCGGCATGATCACCGCGCTGACGATCGCCGGGGTCGGCGCACTCACCGCGACCCCGGCGTACGCAGCGATGGCCGAGGTCTCCGCGGTCCACGGCATCCCGAACACCCCGGTCGACGTGTACGTCAATGGGGAGAAAACGCTGGAGAACTTCGCGCCCGGTGCGGTGGCCGGCCCGATGAACCTGGAGGAGGGCGCGTACGACATCGCGCTGACCAAGCCGGGCGAGCCGCTGGCCAATGCGATCCTCAAGGTCGACGACAAGGACGTACTCGGCGGAACCAACATCAGCATCGTTGCCCACCTGGACGCGAACGCCCAACCGAAGATCACGTCGTTCGCCAACGACACGTCGAAGGTCGACGCCGGCAAGGCGCGGCTGATCGCCCGGCACACCGCCGCCGCCCCGGCTGTGGACATGCGGGCCGACGGTACCCCGCTCTTCGAGAGTCTGACCCACTCGGCCGAGGCCAAGGCCGACGTGATTGCCGGCACCGTCATGGCCGACGCCGTGCTCGCCGGTACGGGGACCGTCGTGATCGGTCCAGCCGACCTTGAGCTGGCCGAGGGCACCGCGACGATCCTCTACGCGATCGGCTCGGCCGATGCCGGCAACCTGCAGGCCGTGGCCCAGACGATAACGGGCCTGCACTCCGCCCCGGCCGGAGTACCCAGCGGTGACGGCGGACTGGCCGGCACCGGCGCGCACACGTGGTGGTACCTCCTGGCCGGCGCCGGCATCCTCCTACTAATCGGCGGGGGGACGCGGGTCGCGACCGACCGGGTGTACCGGCGGTGA
- a CDS encoding DEAD/DEAH box helicase, whose protein sequence is MAGSRPRQNTMSNSLTFTDLGVPDTLDRLLSAAGVERPFPIQAATLPDALAGRDVLGRGRTGSGKTYAFVLAVLTRLAASATSRRAGRPRALILVPTRELATQIDSVMAPLARALSLRTMVVFGGVAARPQITGLRAGVDVLVACPGRLADHVQAGNAHLDAVEITVLDEADHMADLGFLPTVRRLLERTPHRGQRLLFSATLDSGVDVLVRRFLTNPVTHSVDSTLSPVAAMTHHILHVHADDRFAVLVELTAAPSRTVVFTRTKRGARTLARRLAAAGVTAVELHGNLAQGARTRNLRAFATGEAHTLVATDIAARGIHIDDVALVVHADPPVEHKAYLHRSGRTARAGADGTVVTVMTDGQVAEVRALTRKAGITATTTRLRPGDALLRDIAPGARKVVPQPVPQSPAAGRHEARPAHGGRGQRGDTPAQNSSRRSVSTRSGAAAFSARARSGGRRTGR, encoded by the coding sequence ATGGCGGGAAGCCGCCCGCGCCAGAACACCATGTCCAACTCGTTGACCTTCACCGACCTCGGCGTGCCCGACACGCTCGACCGCCTACTGTCCGCAGCCGGGGTGGAACGCCCGTTCCCGATCCAGGCCGCGACCCTGCCCGACGCACTCGCCGGGCGGGACGTGCTCGGCCGGGGCCGTACCGGTTCGGGTAAGACCTATGCCTTCGTGCTGGCGGTACTGACCCGACTGGCCGCCTCTGCGACGTCACGGCGGGCCGGACGCCCGCGGGCGCTGATCCTCGTGCCAACCCGGGAACTGGCAACTCAGATCGACAGTGTGATGGCACCGTTGGCGCGGGCGCTGTCCCTACGCACGATGGTGGTCTTCGGTGGCGTCGCTGCCCGACCGCAGATCACCGGGCTGCGCGCCGGAGTCGATGTCCTGGTGGCCTGCCCGGGCCGGCTGGCCGACCACGTTCAGGCCGGTAACGCACACCTGGACGCCGTTGAGATCACCGTGCTCGACGAGGCCGACCACATGGCCGACCTCGGCTTCCTGCCCACCGTACGGCGCCTGTTGGAACGGACCCCCCACCGCGGTCAGCGTCTGTTGTTCTCCGCCACCCTGGACTCCGGAGTCGACGTCCTGGTGCGGCGGTTCCTCACCAACCCGGTCACACACAGCGTCGACTCGACCCTGTCACCGGTTGCCGCGATGACGCACCACATTCTGCACGTACACGCCGACGACCGGTTCGCCGTGCTGGTCGAGCTGACGGCCGCACCAAGCCGCACCGTCGTGTTCACCCGCACCAAACGGGGCGCGAGGACTCTGGCCCGCCGGCTGGCCGCAGCCGGCGTGACCGCGGTCGAACTGCATGGCAACCTGGCCCAGGGAGCGCGTACCAGGAACCTGCGGGCCTTCGCCACCGGGGAGGCGCACACGCTGGTGGCCACCGACATCGCCGCCAGGGGAATCCACATCGACGATGTGGCACTGGTCGTACACGCCGACCCTCCGGTGGAGCACAAGGCGTACCTGCATCGCTCGGGTCGTACCGCTCGGGCTGGCGCGGACGGGACCGTCGTCACCGTGATGACCGACGGGCAGGTAGCCGAGGTGCGCGCACTGACCCGCAAGGCGGGCATCACAGCGACCACGACCCGACTGCGCCCGGGTGACGCGCTGCTACGCGACATCGCGCCAGGGGCACGGAAGGTGGTGCCCCAGCCCGTACCACAGTCCCCCGCCGCCGGACGGCACGAGGCGCGGCCGGCCCATGGAGGCCGGGGACAGCGGGGCGACACACCGGCGCAAAACTCCTCGAGACGTTCCGTGTCGACGCGATCCGGTGCGGCGGCCTTCTCTGCCCGGGCTCGTTCGGGCGGTCGCCGCACGGGACGCTAG
- a CDS encoding VOC family protein, with the protein MWIGTVTIVVPDYDEAIEFFTESLGFDLVEDSPSLTDDGRPKRWVVVRPPGAETGILLAQADGERERRAVGDQVAGRVGFFLRVDDFAQAYSRMRRAGVRFVTEPRTEPYGQVAVFLDVAGNQWDLLGPADRASGDAS; encoded by the coding sequence GTGTGGATCGGAACGGTCACGATCGTGGTACCGGACTACGACGAAGCCATCGAGTTCTTCACGGAAAGCCTGGGGTTCGACCTCGTCGAGGACTCCCCGTCACTGACCGATGACGGTCGCCCCAAACGGTGGGTCGTCGTCCGGCCCCCCGGTGCCGAGACCGGCATCCTGCTCGCCCAAGCGGACGGGGAGCGGGAACGGAGGGCGGTCGGCGACCAGGTCGCGGGCCGGGTGGGTTTCTTCCTGAGAGTGGACGACTTCGCGCAGGCGTACTCTCGGATGCGGAGGGCGGGGGTGCGCTTCGTCACCGAGCCCCGGACCGAACCCTATGGGCAGGTCGCTGTCTTCCTCGACGTCGCCGGCAACCAGTGGGATCTGCTCGGCCCGGCTGACCGCGCATCCGGCGACGCTTCGTGA
- a CDS encoding helix-turn-helix domain-containing protein, translated as MGLRFDTRESDSRWIDTVWTCTSEQVAEMTSVATACWGLVFHERDGQAYAGITGPETKTGTAPVPEDASFVGIEFAVGTSLRPVPPSLLVDGGVELEADRGAFRLDGVQWATPSPDDAEALVERLVRAGVLIRDPLVAHIRLGHCPEVTARTVERRFRAATGLAQGAVRQIERARATARLLAGGLPVAGVVSRLEYFDEPHLARALRRYVGRTARQLGAGAGGAIGLDLNHPSTS; from the coding sequence GTGGGTCTGCGGTTCGACACGCGCGAGTCCGACTCGCGATGGATCGACACCGTATGGACCTGCACGAGCGAGCAGGTCGCGGAGATGACCTCCGTCGCGACGGCGTGTTGGGGCCTGGTGTTCCACGAGCGCGACGGCCAGGCCTACGCGGGCATCACCGGGCCCGAGACCAAGACCGGCACAGCGCCGGTGCCGGAGGACGCCAGCTTCGTGGGCATCGAGTTCGCAGTGGGTACGTCGCTGCGACCCGTGCCTCCGTCGCTACTGGTTGACGGGGGAGTCGAGCTCGAGGCCGACCGCGGGGCCTTCCGGCTGGATGGCGTCCAGTGGGCCACGCCCAGCCCCGACGACGCGGAGGCATTGGTCGAGCGTCTCGTTCGCGCGGGAGTCCTGATCCGTGACCCGCTCGTCGCACACATCCGCCTGGGCCACTGCCCAGAGGTCACGGCACGCACCGTCGAACGCCGGTTCCGAGCGGCGACCGGGCTCGCGCAAGGCGCTGTACGGCAGATCGAACGGGCGCGTGCGACGGCGAGGTTACTGGCCGGCGGTCTCCCGGTCGCCGGCGTTGTCTCCCGGCTCGAGTACTTCGACGAGCCCCATCTGGCCCGTGCGCTGCGTCGGTATGTCGGCCGCACGGCGCGGCAGCTCGGTGCGGGCGCAGGCGGCGCGATCGGCCTGGACCTGAATCATCCGTCGACGTCGTAG
- a CDS encoding dihydrofolate reductase family protein has translation MRELVYTGFVSLDGVVDSPGGGPGEDHRSGGWVFKDIEFLPEAFSLKGEELEDTTALMFGRHSYTAFAPTWRDSDDHADYKDLPKYVVSTTLSDDALVEGWGPTTILRSTDDVIELKKSVGGAIFIHGSAELARRMSDARLIDRYHLLVFPVLLGAGKRLFSEADQDKHALSLRESASYPNGVVKLIYDVDG, from the coding sequence ATGCGTGAACTGGTCTATACCGGGTTCGTGTCGCTTGACGGCGTCGTGGACTCCCCGGGCGGTGGACCGGGCGAGGACCACCGCAGCGGCGGTTGGGTGTTCAAGGACATCGAGTTCCTGCCCGAGGCATTCTCGCTCAAGGGCGAGGAACTCGAGGACACTACGGCGTTGATGTTCGGCCGCCACAGCTACACGGCTTTCGCCCCGACCTGGCGTGACTCGGACGATCACGCCGACTACAAGGATCTGCCCAAGTACGTGGTATCGACCACGCTGTCGGACGACGCCCTCGTCGAGGGGTGGGGCCCGACGACGATCCTTCGCTCGACCGACGACGTCATCGAGCTCAAGAAAAGTGTCGGTGGTGCGATCTTCATTCATGGCAGCGCGGAACTCGCCCGGCGAATGTCCGACGCCCGCCTGATCGACCGTTACCACCTTCTCGTCTTTCCCGTGCTGCTCGGCGCCGGAAAGCGCCTGTTCAGCGAGGCGGACCAGGACAAACACGCGCTGAGCCTGCGCGAATCCGCTTCCTACCCGAATGGTGTGGTCAAGCTGATCTACGACGTCGACGGATGA
- a CDS encoding SRPBCC family protein, with product MSTPKIEITVDATVDAAWQALRDTATIHRWHGWDTDEITQEIESIYFTDVTVDDQAHMLVANGGDRFEVHALPSGVSVTLTRAPLSGDPDWDAYYDDVTEGWTSFLQQLRFLLAHDPTATRRTLYFADRHVHSGTVADRLGLGDIAAASAGIAYAATIAGGEATGEVWFRSAHQLGLTVDAWGPGLLILAGTTPSQVDPTGNAMAILSTYDLDDVAFGRLSEQWSAWWAAHTH from the coding sequence ATGAGCACCCCGAAGATCGAGATCACGGTCGACGCCACCGTTGACGCCGCGTGGCAGGCGTTGCGGGACACGGCGACCATCCATCGGTGGCACGGCTGGGACACCGACGAGATCACCCAGGAGATCGAGTCCATCTACTTCACCGACGTCACCGTGGACGACCAGGCGCACATGCTCGTCGCGAACGGTGGCGACCGATTCGAGGTGCACGCGCTGCCCAGCGGCGTGTCCGTCACCCTCACCCGGGCACCCCTGTCCGGTGACCCGGACTGGGACGCCTACTACGACGATGTCACCGAGGGCTGGACGTCGTTCCTACAACAGCTACGCTTCCTGCTCGCCCATGACCCAACCGCTACGCGTCGCACGCTCTACTTCGCCGACCGGCACGTCCACTCCGGCACGGTCGCTGACCGACTCGGCCTCGGCGACATCGCGGCGGCGTCCGCGGGAATCGCCTACGCCGCCACCATCGCGGGCGGCGAGGCGACCGGCGAGGTGTGGTTCCGTTCGGCCCACCAACTCGGTCTGACCGTCGACGCCTGGGGGCCAGGGCTGCTGATACTGGCGGGGACCACTCCGTCGCAGGTCGACCCGACGGGCAACGCGATGGCCATCCTCAGCACCTACGACCTCGACGACGTCGCGTTCGGCCGGCTCTCCGAGCAGTGGTCGGCGTGGTGGGCCGCGCACACGCACTGA
- a CDS encoding winged helix-turn-helix domain-containing protein: MTAGINYVDEPERVAVALSPLRRQLLVRLRVPASATQLATSLRIPRQRVNYHLRALEAVGLIELVEERQRRGCTERIMRAKPGAIVVNPTLMHTDETTPEPDGALADQHAAEHLVGVAAAAVRDVARMQVRADEHGKRLLTFTIEADVRFADPAAVHRFTEELTELIARTAATYDTEGGRAYRMVAAGYPAPTAEVPADQ; this comes from the coding sequence ATGACCGCCGGCATCAACTACGTCGACGAGCCCGAGCGGGTGGCCGTCGCGCTGTCGCCACTACGCAGGCAACTGCTCGTCAGGCTGCGGGTGCCTGCCTCGGCGACGCAGCTCGCGACGAGCCTGCGCATCCCCCGTCAGCGGGTGAACTACCACCTGCGGGCGCTCGAGGCGGTCGGCCTCATCGAGCTGGTCGAGGAGCGGCAGCGGCGGGGCTGCACGGAGCGGATCATGCGCGCCAAGCCAGGCGCCATCGTCGTCAACCCGACCCTGATGCATACGGACGAGACCACGCCCGAGCCCGACGGCGCTCTCGCCGACCAGCACGCGGCCGAGCACCTCGTCGGGGTCGCAGCCGCTGCGGTGCGGGACGTCGCCCGGATGCAGGTCAGGGCCGACGAGCACGGCAAGCGCCTGCTCACCTTCACGATCGAGGCGGACGTACGGTTCGCCGACCCGGCCGCGGTGCACCGATTCACCGAGGAGCTCACCGAGCTCATCGCACGGACCGCGGCCACGTACGACACCGAGGGCGGCCGGGCGTACCGAATGGTCGCCGCCGGGTATCCGGCACCGACAGCGGAGGTACCAGCGGACCAATGA
- a CDS encoding nuclear transport factor 2 family protein translates to MEPKNIVQELWDRMQARDWSGLGELLADDLVVEWPASAERIVGRENYVTINVEYPEGWAINVLRIVEDGEVVVSEVEVPHGTRGIFRVASFWTVRDGHIVDGREYWTCLGSAAPPQWRAAYVQRV, encoded by the coding sequence ATGGAGCCCAAAAACATCGTTCAAGAGTTGTGGGATCGCATGCAAGCTCGTGACTGGTCGGGGCTGGGCGAGCTGCTGGCCGACGACCTGGTGGTGGAGTGGCCAGCCAGCGCCGAGCGGATCGTGGGTCGCGAAAACTACGTGACGATCAACGTGGAGTATCCGGAGGGATGGGCGATCAACGTGCTTCGCATCGTCGAGGACGGCGAGGTGGTGGTGTCCGAGGTGGAAGTCCCTCACGGCACGAGGGGTATCTTTCGGGTGGCGTCGTTCTGGACGGTGCGGGACGGGCACATCGTCGACGGTCGGGAATACTGGACGTGCTTGGGTTCAGCTGCCCCGCCGCAGTGGCGGGCAGCCTATGTGCAGCGGGTGTGA
- a CDS encoding HAD family hydrolase produces the protein MIGFDLDLTLIDTREATAHALRTVNKELGERIDVDAFVSRLGPPIRGELRQWVPEVRLDAAVAAFRATFTGTGLRYLRPGPGATDILQALSRAGGRSIVITSRRPFVARAALEATGLRAAMLVGGLTGIEKAPAMIGNGVAAYVGDHALDMLGAAAAGIPGIGVLTGAHDEAELRTAGACLVVSTLTDLLGISRL, from the coding sequence GTGATCGGGTTCGACCTGGACCTGACGCTGATCGACACGCGGGAGGCGACCGCACATGCCCTGCGCACCGTCAACAAGGAGTTGGGCGAGCGCATCGATGTCGACGCCTTCGTGTCCAGACTTGGGCCTCCCATCCGAGGCGAGCTGCGGCAGTGGGTGCCGGAGGTCAGACTCGACGCCGCGGTCGCCGCGTTCCGTGCGACCTTCACCGGCACGGGCCTGCGTTACCTGCGGCCCGGCCCCGGAGCAACGGACATCCTGCAGGCTCTGAGCAGGGCGGGTGGTCGCAGCATCGTGATCACCTCACGTCGGCCATTCGTCGCCCGAGCCGCACTGGAGGCGACCGGGCTGCGTGCTGCGATGCTCGTCGGCGGGCTGACCGGTATCGAGAAAGCACCGGCGATGATCGGGAACGGGGTTGCCGCGTACGTCGGGGACCACGCATTGGACATGCTCGGGGCCGCAGCCGCCGGCATACCCGGCATCGGCGTGCTTACCGGCGCACATGACGAGGCCGAACTGCGTACCGCTGGTGCGTGCCTGGTCGTGTCCACCCTCACCGACCTACTCGGGATCTCTCGGTTGTGA
- a CDS encoding flavin reductase family protein has protein sequence MPTLSDPTAATHVTISPKILYFGTPVVLLSTENDDGSANLAPISSAWALGHTVVLGLGPDGQSGHNLTARPEMVINLPAAHQWQAVERIASLTGRHPVPASKRDRFRFEPAKFTAAGLRPQDSLHVHPPRVADCPLQVEARTSRIHTATGGAFLIVEAQVLAVHAHAGIVVAGTDHVDPSAWNPLIYNFRHYFGLGAQLGHSFRSETPAANPSSS, from the coding sequence ATGCCAACGCTCAGTGACCCGACTGCCGCCACACACGTGACAATCAGCCCGAAGATCCTGTATTTCGGTACCCCGGTGGTGCTGCTCAGTACCGAGAACGACGATGGCAGTGCCAACCTGGCACCGATTTCGTCGGCATGGGCACTGGGCCACACCGTCGTCCTCGGCCTCGGCCCCGACGGGCAGAGCGGCCACAACCTCACCGCACGTCCCGAGATGGTCATCAACCTGCCCGCCGCCCACCAGTGGCAGGCGGTCGAACGTATCGCGTCGCTGACCGGCCGGCATCCGGTACCGGCCAGCAAACGCGACCGGTTTCGCTTCGAACCTGCGAAGTTCACCGCCGCCGGCCTGCGCCCGCAGGACTCACTGCACGTACACCCGCCTCGGGTCGCCGACTGCCCGCTACAGGTGGAGGCCCGGACCAGCCGGATCCACACCGCCACCGGCGGCGCCTTCCTCATCGTCGAAGCCCAGGTCCTCGCCGTGCACGCCCACGCCGGTATCGTCGTGGCCGGCACCGACCACGTCGACCCCAGCGCCTGGAATCCACTGATCTACAACTTCCGCCACTACTTCGGCCTCGGCGCCCAACTCGGCCACAGCTTTCGCTCCGAGACGCCCGCGGCCAATCCGAGTTCTTCCTGA
- a CDS encoding ArsR/SmtB family transcription factor yields the protein MDSREAASAVAGWASLLADDTRATVCLALLDGRAWTLGELARHAGVAASTLSQHADQLVAAGLLVQRRQGRHRYLQIDGQAAPLIEAVAAAAGHRPAPTRSLAGARRGHALAHARTCYDHLAGTVAVAIADAMTERGLLTWRHGLSLTTDGVAWLGDLGIAVSEADARRRPALRACLDFTARRPHLAGAVGAALCHHAFTSGWITRIGTSRAVTITVAGRQALVRHLGMEEQSLRQPRAD from the coding sequence ATGGACTCCCGTGAGGCCGCCTCGGCGGTCGCAGGCTGGGCGTCGTTGCTCGCCGATGACACCCGGGCAACGGTGTGCCTGGCTCTGCTCGATGGACGGGCCTGGACACTGGGCGAGTTGGCCCGCCACGCCGGGGTGGCGGCGTCGACGCTGAGCCAGCACGCTGATCAGCTGGTCGCCGCGGGGCTGTTGGTACAGCGCCGTCAGGGCCGACACCGTTATCTGCAGATCGACGGTCAGGCCGCGCCGCTGATCGAGGCCGTGGCCGCCGCGGCCGGACACCGCCCGGCTCCCACGCGGTCGCTGGCGGGCGCACGTCGCGGACACGCTCTGGCGCATGCGCGGACCTGCTACGACCACCTGGCTGGCACCGTTGCGGTAGCCATAGCCGACGCGATGACCGAGCGTGGCCTGTTGACCTGGCGACACGGGTTGTCGCTGACCACTGATGGGGTGGCCTGGCTGGGTGATCTCGGTATTGCCGTATCCGAGGCCGATGCGCGCCGCCGACCGGCACTACGTGCCTGCCTGGACTTCACTGCCCGCCGCCCTCACCTAGCCGGAGCGGTCGGCGCCGCACTGTGCCACCACGCGTTCACCTCCGGCTGGATCACCCGTATCGGTACCAGCCGTGCGGTCACCATCACCGTCGCGGGCCGTCAGGCGTTGGTGCGACACCTGGGCATGGAGGAACAATCGCTGCGCCAGCCCCGGGCTGACTAG
- a CDS encoding FAD-binding oxidoreductase, which yields MTTTAAPDAGRSAGDVHYPVTLTTADGVRLDIAVPDGGDVVTAARGAGLVLPSQCGQGTCGSCHATARGAYRLGPHSPAALPPEQEAVGGVLLCRTYPLGGVQVQVSYPRSRIVDGGIGRREGTIEAVTSIAHDTVWLRVQAAPDAAAGTGVEFDPGQFVELQLPGDDRRRAYSMANTPNWDGELEFLIRLHEGGYFSGYLADLLAGRRPLGERIVLHGPTGAFALRESGLRPRWFVAGGTGLAPLLSLLRRMAEWGEPHPARLLYGVTAEHDLPDLPVLAEITDALPGFELVPCVWQPGPTWTGRCGTPADVLAEDLAGLRVTAAPDVYVCGPPLLVDAVQQVVRAAGLPDGHVVTERVLPT from the coding sequence ATGACCACGACGGCAGCTCCGGACGCGGGTCGCTCCGCCGGTGACGTCCACTACCCGGTCACCCTGACCACCGCCGACGGTGTCCGGCTCGACATCGCGGTGCCCGACGGCGGCGACGTGGTGACGGCGGCCCGCGGCGCGGGGCTGGTCCTGCCGTCGCAGTGTGGGCAGGGCACCTGCGGCTCCTGCCACGCCACCGCCCGGGGTGCCTACCGGCTCGGTCCGCACAGCCCCGCGGCCCTGCCACCGGAACAGGAGGCGGTCGGTGGGGTGCTGCTGTGCCGCACGTACCCGCTTGGCGGCGTCCAGGTCCAGGTCAGCTACCCCCGTTCCCGGATCGTCGACGGTGGGATCGGTCGCCGCGAGGGCACGATCGAGGCGGTGACCTCGATCGCGCACGACACCGTCTGGCTGCGGGTGCAGGCCGCCCCGGACGCGGCGGCCGGCACCGGTGTCGAGTTCGACCCCGGTCAGTTCGTGGAGCTGCAACTACCCGGTGACGATCGCCGCCGGGCGTATTCGATGGCCAACACCCCGAACTGGGACGGCGAGCTGGAGTTTCTGATCCGCCTACACGAGGGCGGCTACTTCTCCGGCTACCTCGCTGATCTGCTCGCCGGTCGGCGTCCGCTCGGCGAGCGGATCGTGCTGCACGGCCCCACCGGCGCGTTCGCGCTACGCGAGAGCGGGCTACGGCCACGCTGGTTCGTTGCCGGCGGCACCGGTCTGGCGCCGCTGCTGTCGCTGCTGCGTCGGATGGCCGAATGGGGCGAGCCGCATCCGGCTCGCCTGTTATACGGCGTCACCGCCGAGCACGACCTGCCCGATCTGCCCGTCCTCGCCGAGATCACCGACGCGCTCCCGGGCTTCGAGCTGGTGCCCTGTGTCTGGCAACCCGGACCGACCTGGACCGGCCGCTGCGGAACCCCGGCCGACGTACTGGCCGAGGACCTGGCCGGGCTGCGGGTCACCGCGGCACCCGACGTGTACGTCTGCGGCCCTCCGTTGCTGGTGGACGCCGTGCAGCAGGTGGTGCGGGCGGCTGGTCTCCCCGACGGCCACGTCGTCACCGAACGGGTACTGCCGACCTGA